From the Patescibacteria group bacterium genome, one window contains:
- a CDS encoding aminotransferase class I/II-fold pyridoxal phosphate-dependent enzyme: MTQKTIERRSWLPEGKQNLFQAVKAKRAEAEARGIKVLNLAIGQPTGPAFLVARMVAAQAVMSKEESMHEYQDNGSPGVPDFARKFVQLHVKRDLGGEDVTFLPIPGIKPMLGLIPLACGAAGRDINVGTMTRPGYPTPADWCSYLGVETTQLLLTPENEFRFASEDITAELLMLNYPHNPSGQVATREWWQEICASCQKNGIRIFNDAAYAMLAHTKEACTLSEVAPDYPDLSWAEAFSASKAIGNGTGWRVGAIAGSPDFVKDIATIKGNTDSGFVAPMAAGALAALQDGMASVVSVRETYARRISLLISALKAQGMELAVQPGAGFFTLWKVPKIAFGEPVLDAEQFNFHMIEETGVTGVHFNPDYIRYAVCGDVEAMLPDIVRGFQKAAVSYE; this comes from the coding sequence ATGACCCAAAAGACTATTGAACGGCGGTCATGGCTGCCCGAAGGAAAACAAAATCTCTTTCAGGCAGTCAAGGCCAAGCGGGCCGAGGCTGAAGCGCGCGGGATTAAGGTGTTGAACCTTGCCATTGGGCAGCCCACGGGTCCTGCGTTTTTGGTTGCTAGGATGGTGGCGGCCCAGGCGGTGATGAGCAAGGAAGAGTCCATGCACGAGTACCAAGACAACGGAAGTCCTGGTGTGCCGGACTTTGCCAGGAAGTTTGTTCAGCTCCACGTCAAGCGAGATCTAGGCGGAGAGGACGTCACGTTCCTTCCAATCCCTGGTATCAAACCCATGCTTGGGCTCATTCCATTGGCATGCGGCGCTGCCGGACGCGATATCAATGTGGGCACCATGACCAGACCTGGGTACCCAACGCCTGCTGACTGGTGTTCCTACCTTGGTGTGGAAACTACGCAGCTTCTCCTGACTCCCGAGAACGAGTTTCGGTTCGCTTCCGAGGACATCACAGCGGAGCTCTTGATGCTCAACTATCCGCATAACCCGTCAGGGCAGGTGGCGACCCGCGAGTGGTGGCAGGAGATCTGCGCCTCTTGTCAGAAGAACGGTATACGCATCTTCAACGATGCTGCATACGCCATGCTGGCCCACACCAAGGAAGCGTGCACGCTCTCTGAGGTGGCGCCTGACTACCCGGACCTTTCGTGGGCGGAGGCGTTCTCTGCTTCCAAGGCAATCGGCAACGGCACGGGGTGGCGAGTTGGGGCCATCGCGGGGTCCCCGGATTTTGTTAAGGATATTGCCACCATCAAGGGGAATACAGATAGCGGGTTTGTGGCCCCTATGGCAGCGGGCGCGCTGGCCGCCCTTCAAGACGGCATGGCGAGCGTGGTCTCGGTTCGTGAGACCTATGCCAGACGTATCTCTCTGCTCATCTCCGCACTCAAAGCACAGGGCATGGAGCTGGCGGTGCAGCCAGGAGCCGGGTTCTTCACTCTATGGAAAGTGCCCAAGATAGCGTTCGGAGAACCGGTGCTGGATGCAGAACAGTTCAACTTCCACATGATCGAGGAGACAGGCGTCACCGGAGTGCACTTCAACCCCGACTATATCCGCTATGCGGTGTGCGGGGATGTGGAGGCGATGCTCCCCGACATCGTGAGGGGATTCCAAAAGGCCGCTGTTTCCTACGAGTAG